A window of Cloacibacillus sp. genomic DNA:
GGAACGGCCTTCGGCGCAGCGCTCGCTCTGCGATATTTTCTCAACTAGCACCTTAAGCTCTCTGCCTACGAACTGCTGCTGCCGCGCGAAGGATATTTCTTCCTGCGCCGCCATCAGCGCGTCGAGGCGTCTTTTTTTCGTGCGCTCAGGCACCTGCGCCTCCATCGCGGCGGCCGGCGTGCCCTCTTCAGGGAAGAAGGTGAAGGCGCCCATTCTGTCAAAACGCACCTCTTGTATAAAGTCCATGAGGCGGTCGAAGTGGCGTTTCTTCTCACCGGGAAAACCTACCATGCAGGTGGTGCGCAGCGCAAAGTCGGGGTTTATCGCGCGCGCGTCGGCGAATATCTCGCGCAGCCTCTTGGGCGCTATGCCGCGGTTCATCGCGGCCATTATCTCCGGGTCGCCGTGCTGCACCGGAATGTCAAGGTAGGGAACTATCTGACGGCCGGCGGCCACGCGTTCGAGCAATTTTCTGTCGACACGCGACGGATGCAGGTAGAGCAGCCGTATCCATAGCTCGCGCGGCAGTGAACTTTCAAGCGCGTCAAGCAGCTCTATAAGCCCGGCTGCGCCCGCGCCTCCGTCGGAGCCGTAGACCGTTAGGTCCTGGCCTACGACGCAAAGCTCGCGCGCGCCCTCTTCCGCAAGCTGTTGCGCCTCTTTTACTATGACGTCGACCGGCAGGCTCCGCAGCGGGCCGCGGATGGAGGGGATGGCGCAGTAGGTGCAGCGGTTGCCGCAGCCTTCGCTTATCTTTAGATAGCGCGTTATTTTAGAAGAAGAGGGCAGCGCCCCCCTGTGGCGCGCGTCGTCCCCCCGGGAGCCAAGAGCCGCAAGCACGCTCTTCCAGTCCTCCGTCTCGGCCCAGAAATCGACAGCGGGGACCTCGGCGCGCAGATCCGGCCCGTAACGGTTCACAAGGCAGCCGACTACGCCTATCATCTTCAATTTATTTTCTTTTTTCAGCGTTTCAAGGTCGAGTATCGCGGAAACGCTCTCTTCGACCGCGGGCCGGATGAAGCCGCAGGTGTTGACGATGGCGGCCTCCGCCTCTTCGGGAGAAAAAACCAGCTCGTGTCCAGCGGCGGAAAGCGCCCCCGCGAGACATTCGCTGTCAACTCTGTTCTTTGCGCAGCCCAGCGTCAGGCAGAATATTTTCATTTATATAATGTATTGATGTCGTCGGAGACCTGCTGCCCCAGCATATAAAGGCTGAGGCCGTTGTCCGTCAGCCCCGCCGCTATGCCGAGCGACATGCGTATTCGGGCCTGGAACGGATTGAGCCTGCCTCCCGACATTACCCCCATTTCCAGTAATTTTTCAAACGAGCCTTCAAACTCGTTCGTTTTATGCACATCCCCCTGGAAACAGCGCGAAACGACTGCGACAGGTATCCTTCGGCGGATGATGTTGCGTATCTGCGGTATCCAAAGCGGCGGCACGTTGCCTGCGCCAAATCCAGCAAGCACAAGGCCGCCAAGGTCGCGCGCCGCGGCGAGCTGCGCCAGAATGAGATCGCCGCCGCCAAGCGACGCCCACAGTATTTCAACGCAGGGCATCTCAGCTGGTTTGCGCGCGAGGAAGCCGGGACGCTTCGGCGCGCGGAAAAATTTTATTTCGGAGTTCAGCATCTTTCCAAGCGAACCCTTCTCCGGCGCCTGAAAGGCGTTGTCGGAGGAGACAGGGTCCACCAGCCGCACATCGTCGGCCGCGAAAAGCTCTCCGCTTGAACATATAAGCGCGCCCATCTCGCGCGCCTCACCAGACAGCGCTGCGCGCACGGCGCAGTGGAGGTTCATCAGTCCCTCTTTTACTCCGGCCCGTCCCTGTACCATGAGGTTTGCGAAAATGACCGGTATCGGCCGCTGCCACAGCAGGTCGACGAGATACGCCATCTCCTCCATGACGCCGCTGCCGGAGACGACGATTATACCGCCGTAGCCGTCATCGGCGAGGGATTCAAACATCTGCTCCATGGCGAGCGTCATCGCCATTGAATAGTGAGAGCTGGGCTGACAGCTCCACTCCTTTATCTCACAGCGCAGAGCAAGTTCCTGCGGCAGATAATTGAGCAGCAGGTTCGGGTCGGCATTGTCTTCGTCCGCCGAAAAGTTCCCGGCAATGACGAGCGCCAGTTTTGGTAGCTGTTGCAAGGCGATTCCTCCAATTTATAATTCAGTGCTCTTTAAAGCCTATCTCCCACACTGCATTTTATCGCAAAGTGCGCGACTATTCAAATTTAAGTGGACTTTTAGGCTATTTCAGTATATCT
This region includes:
- the rimO gene encoding 30S ribosomal protein S12 methylthiotransferase RimO, with the protein product MKIFCLTLGCAKNRVDSECLAGALSAAGHELVFSPEEAEAAIVNTCGFIRPAVEESVSAILDLETLKKENKLKMIGVVGCLVNRYGPDLRAEVPAVDFWAETEDWKSVLAALGSRGDDARHRGALPSSSKITRYLKISEGCGNRCTYCAIPSIRGPLRSLPVDVIVKEAQQLAEEGARELCVVGQDLTVYGSDGGAGAAGLIELLDALESSLPRELWIRLLYLHPSRVDRKLLERVAAGRQIVPYLDIPVQHGDPEIMAAMNRGIAPKRLREIFADARAINPDFALRTTCMVGFPGEKKRHFDRLMDFIQEVRFDRMGAFTFFPEEGTPAAAMEAQVPERTKKRRLDALMAAQEEISFARQQQFVGRELKVLVEKISQSERCAEGRSFREAPEVDGIIEINNARPDLKEGNFITVKITEALPHDMSGEEI
- a CDS encoding asparaginase domain-containing protein is translated as MQQLPKLALVIAGNFSADEDNADPNLLLNYLPQELALRCEIKEWSCQPSSHYSMAMTLAMEQMFESLADDGYGGIIVVSGSGVMEEMAYLVDLLWQRPIPVIFANLMVQGRAGVKEGLMNLHCAVRAALSGEAREMGALICSSGELFAADDVRLVDPVSSDNAFQAPEKGSLGKMLNSEIKFFRAPKRPGFLARKPAEMPCVEILWASLGGGDLILAQLAAARDLGGLVLAGFGAGNVPPLWIPQIRNIIRRRIPVAVVSRCFQGDVHKTNEFEGSFEKLLEMGVMSGGRLNPFQARIRMSLGIAAGLTDNGLSLYMLGQQVSDDINTLYK